A genomic region of Candidatus Binatota bacterium contains the following coding sequences:
- a CDS encoding TIGR03668 family PPOX class F420-dependent oxidoreductase, which translates to MIPPVRPYRAGPWGHCRARFGPCPDCGRNDVELPVDICESLLERHPVARLATLGPSGSPHLVPVVFVRHGGDLWTPIDGKPKSGGELVRVRNVRKNPAVAVLLDDYDADWSRLWWLRVDGRAAVVEGRHPQSDPEIGEVAEGLRAKYPQYDEVPLFRAEPQLLRISVVRVRSWCAGREALP; encoded by the coding sequence ATGATTCCTCCTGTTCGGCCCTACCGGGCTGGGCCATGGGGCCATTGTCGTGCTAGGTTCGGGCCTTGTCCAGACTGCGGGAGAAATGACGTGGAACTACCGGTCGATATCTGTGAATCACTGCTGGAGCGCCACCCGGTTGCGCGCCTGGCCACACTCGGACCCTCGGGTAGCCCGCACCTTGTGCCCGTCGTGTTCGTCCGCCACGGCGGTGATTTATGGACCCCCATCGACGGCAAACCCAAGAGTGGCGGTGAGCTTGTCAGGGTCCGCAATGTTCGGAAGAACCCGGCCGTGGCCGTTCTGCTCGATGACTACGACGCAGACTGGAGTCGCCTGTGGTGGCTACGGGTGGATGGTCGTGCCGCGGTGGTAGAGGGAAGGCACCCGCAGAGCGATCCCGAGATAGGGGAGGTAGCCGAGGGCCTGCGGGCCAAGTACCCCCAGTACGACGAGGTACCGCTCTTCCGAGCCGAGCCCCAGCTCTTGAGGATCTCCGTGGTACGGGTTCGCAGCTGGTGCGCGGGGCGGGAAGCGCTGCCTTAA
- a CDS encoding carboxymuconolactone decarboxylase family protein, translating to MARINVPEGDGEEIPRLFSLNPDMFGAVATFSTAVYDKTRLPVRVREFARMRVAQINDCGV from the coding sequence ATGGCGCGTATCAACGTTCCCGAAGGTGACGGCGAAGAGATCCCGAGACTGTTTTCCCTCAACCCCGATATGTTCGGGGCCGTAGCTACCTTCTCAACAGCGGTCTACGACAAAACCAGGCTACCCGTCCGCGTGCGGGAATTTGCGCGCATGCGGGTGGCTCAGATCAATGACTGCGGGGTTTGA
- a CDS encoding amidohydrolase produces MTISPSPSADRIRRRIDHPIIDADGHCLEYLPLVYDYLREAGGERVENGLRGTVEMSRGMARATVAERRSFGVIRPPWWAFPADNTLDRATAMLPGLLHARLDEIGIDFAVVYPTFGLIIFGIPDEEIRRASAHALNRYFVDSYGEYSDRLTPVATIPMHTPDEALAELDHAVLELGMKTVLMAGFVARDVETAGDTPRPMQWLDTFGFDSPYDYEPVWQRCVELGVSPTFHSSGMGWGSRMSPSSYVYNHLGNFAAGGEAACRGLFLDGVARRNPDIRFAFLEGGVAWAATLFSDIISHWDKRRAGVVERYDHRRVDRDQLRSLFARYGNERFNARLDDLDDALWPLSEPGDDDSLLDEFARSGIDSVEDIVEVFRRNFFFGCEADDRGTLTAFDGRRNPGGLRLNAVFSSDIGHWDVPDNNEVLAEAWELVEEGLLDEKDFRDFTFANATALYTANNTDFFRGTVVEGAAIEEAAR; encoded by the coding sequence GTGACGATATCCCCCAGCCCCAGTGCCGATCGCATTCGTCGACGTATCGACCATCCGATTATAGATGCCGACGGCCACTGCCTGGAGTACCTTCCATTAGTCTATGACTATCTTCGCGAGGCGGGCGGTGAACGCGTGGAGAATGGTTTACGCGGGACCGTCGAGATGAGCCGCGGCATGGCCCGGGCGACTGTGGCCGAGCGACGCTCGTTCGGGGTCATACGCCCGCCGTGGTGGGCCTTCCCGGCGGACAACACCCTCGATCGTGCCACGGCGATGCTGCCGGGATTGCTGCACGCTCGGCTCGATGAGATTGGCATTGACTTCGCAGTCGTGTACCCCACCTTCGGCCTGATCATCTTCGGTATCCCCGACGAGGAGATCCGCCGGGCGAGCGCCCATGCTCTCAACCGCTACTTCGTCGATTCCTACGGAGAGTATAGTGACCGTCTCACCCCGGTGGCTACTATTCCCATGCACACGCCCGATGAAGCACTGGCAGAACTCGACCACGCAGTGTTGGAACTCGGCATGAAGACCGTGCTCATGGCCGGGTTCGTGGCGCGGGACGTCGAGACCGCCGGTGATACCCCGCGCCCAATGCAGTGGCTCGATACCTTTGGTTTCGACAGCCCTTACGATTACGAACCGGTGTGGCAGCGTTGCGTGGAGCTCGGCGTCTCGCCAACCTTTCACTCCAGCGGGATGGGCTGGGGTAGCCGGATGTCGCCATCGAGTTACGTGTACAACCACCTCGGTAATTTCGCGGCGGGTGGCGAGGCCGCGTGCCGGGGGCTGTTTCTCGACGGAGTTGCACGACGAAACCCGGATATTCGTTTCGCTTTCCTCGAGGGTGGCGTGGCGTGGGCGGCGACGTTGTTCAGCGACATCATCAGCCACTGGGACAAGCGCAGGGCCGGGGTCGTGGAGCGCTATGACCACCGGCGCGTAGACCGGGACCAGCTGCGTTCGTTGTTTGCCCGCTACGGCAACGAGCGTTTCAACGCGCGCCTGGATGATCTCGACGATGCCCTGTGGCCGTTATCCGAGCCCGGCGACGACGACAGTCTTCTCGACGAGTTTGCACGCTCGGGTATCGACAGCGTCGAGGACATAGTGGAAGTCTTCAGGCGTAATTTTTTCTTCGGCTGCGAGGCAGACGACCGCGGTACCCTCACGGCCTTCGACGGTCGTCGAAACCCGGGCGGCCTGCGACTCAACGCGGTGTTCAGTTCCGACATCGGCCACTGGGACGTGCCCGACAACAACGAGGTGCTCGCCGAAGCCTGGGAACTGGTGGAAGAAGGGTTGCTCGACGAAAAGGATTTTCGCGACTTTACCTTCGCCAATGCCACCGCGCTGTATACCGCTAACAACACGGATTTCTTTCGCGGCACTGTTGTCGAGGGAGCCGCGATCGAGGAAGCTGCGCGTTGA
- a CDS encoding LLM class flavin-dependent oxidoreductase, translated as MRSWRSSWWVTASCCWVTERSRPPRRREIKRGKAWMADNTGRVTVGYQDGCLHPLVISKTGIRLARWMGAEAIWLPDHFMGFAPKWMWTPENVPAARVIHSMDALFDPVPVLTYVALKYRKLLIGTSVTEPIRRHPMSLAQTFVTLDHLSSGRAILGIGNGLRENTEPYGLDCGRRVARLEEALELIGLLWGSEGRPVQFEGKFWHLRDAVFDLPLYKKKPPRVFLGAHFPRMLKLCGRYGDGWLPGQKVPGQEYGARLDVIREAAAEAGRGMEGFVATQTLLCAFGDSRQQVIDLALGNKYCAYMALGLPPEMWKEQGAEHPLGPNSGGFLEIVPSRVTEEHVDAALAALTPDMLDYLFYMGSPREILDEAAPLAQAGCRHFIIANMGGAFTGRGIKDFPDMYRLMRGLRGLAVRG; from the coding sequence ATGAGATCATGGAGAAGTTCCTGGTGGGTAACAGCGAGCTGTTGCTGGGTGACTGAACGGTCTCGGCCTCCGCGAAGGCGCGAGATAAAAAGGGGGAAAGCCTGGATGGCTGATAATACCGGCAGGGTCACGGTAGGTTACCAGGATGGGTGCCTGCACCCGCTGGTCATCTCGAAGACGGGGATCCGCCTGGCGAGATGGATGGGTGCCGAGGCCATATGGTTGCCCGATCATTTCATGGGATTCGCGCCCAAGTGGATGTGGACGCCTGAAAACGTGCCGGCGGCCCGCGTCATCCACTCGATGGACGCGCTTTTCGACCCGGTACCCGTGCTCACGTACGTCGCTCTGAAGTACCGCAAGTTGTTGATCGGGACGTCGGTCACCGAGCCGATCCGGCGTCATCCCATGTCGCTGGCGCAAACCTTCGTGACCCTCGACCATTTATCGAGCGGTCGGGCGATCCTGGGAATAGGCAACGGCCTGCGAGAAAATACCGAGCCCTACGGGCTTGACTGCGGCCGCCGCGTGGCTCGCTTGGAAGAAGCTCTCGAGTTGATCGGCCTGTTGTGGGGCAGCGAGGGACGACCTGTTCAGTTCGAGGGCAAGTTCTGGCACCTGCGGGACGCGGTGTTTGACCTGCCGTTGTATAAAAAGAAACCGCCGCGAGTTTTTCTCGGCGCGCATTTTCCCCGCATGCTCAAGTTGTGTGGCCGTTATGGCGACGGGTGGCTGCCCGGACAGAAGGTCCCGGGCCAGGAATACGGTGCACGGCTCGATGTCATCCGTGAAGCGGCCGCCGAGGCCGGCCGCGGGATGGAGGGATTCGTTGCAACCCAGACACTGCTGTGCGCTTTCGGCGATAGCCGCCAACAGGTGATCGACCTCGCGCTGGGCAACAAGTACTGCGCTTACATGGCGCTGGGGCTGCCGCCGGAAATGTGGAAGGAGCAGGGCGCTGAGCATCCCCTGGGCCCCAACTCTGGCGGTTTTCTTGAGATCGTTCCCTCGCGTGTGACCGAGGAACACGTCGACGCGGCCCTGGCGGCCCTCACGCCCGATATGCTCGACTACCTGTTCTACATGGGCTCTCCGCGGGAAATTCTCGACGAGGCCGCGCCCCTGGCGCAGGCTGGCTGCAGGCATTTCATCATCGCAAACATGGGTGGGGCCTTCACGGGGCGGGGAATAAAGGACTTTCCCGACATGTACCGGCTGATGCGTGGATTGCGCGGGCTGGCCGTACGGGGCTGA
- the hspQ gene encoding heat shock protein HspQ: protein MRTQAKFHVGQLVEHRLFGYRGVVVDVDAEFEGSDEWYREVAKSMPPRDQPWYQVLVDGSEDSTYVAERNLQRDGLGIAVENPGLDYYFDGMDDGVYLTRNFN from the coding sequence TTGAGAACCCAAGCCAAGTTCCACGTCGGGCAACTTGTCGAGCATCGGTTGTTCGGCTACCGCGGTGTCGTGGTTGATGTCGACGCCGAGTTCGAAGGCAGTGATGAATGGTACCGCGAGGTGGCCAAGTCTATGCCGCCACGCGACCAGCCCTGGTACCAGGTGCTCGTGGACGGTTCGGAAGACAGCACCTACGTGGCCGAGCGCAATCTCCAGCGCGACGGGCTGGGCATTGCCGTCGAGAATCCCGGACTGGATTACTACTTTGACGGGATGGATGATGGGGTTTATCTCACACGTAACTTCAACTGA
- a CDS encoding heme-dependent peroxidase, whose product MSNTCVDVPQTLEGWYTLHDVWSVDWTAWLLLGDDERRSVLDEARAWLESASSVRRGDTAMYSVLSQKGDLMFVHYRESPEALNAVELALRQTALYGFLQPTYSYVSLIEVSLNEVMGIAAKRLSDRGLNRGDEGFDEAWTEAVDEQREKMKERLYRDVPPQKYISFYPMDKKRGETVNWYTLSAAERRDMMRGHGSVGHKYHEVVTQVIGGSIGLDDWEWGVSLHSDDMLVFKKLVHEMRFDPASALYAEFGPFYLGIRSSAGSLGLLLSGHAPS is encoded by the coding sequence CTGTCAAATACCTGCGTGGACGTTCCGCAGACACTGGAGGGTTGGTACACGCTGCACGACGTGTGGAGCGTGGACTGGACGGCCTGGCTCCTGCTCGGCGATGACGAGCGGCGCAGCGTTCTCGATGAAGCCCGGGCGTGGCTCGAATCTGCCTCGTCGGTGCGTCGCGGCGACACGGCCATGTACAGCGTGTTGTCGCAGAAGGGCGACCTCATGTTCGTGCACTACCGCGAATCGCCCGAGGCGCTCAACGCCGTCGAACTGGCCCTGCGCCAGACGGCTCTCTACGGTTTTCTGCAACCCACTTACTCTTACGTGTCGCTCATCGAGGTCAGCCTCAACGAGGTAATGGGTATCGCCGCCAAGCGTCTGTCCGACCGCGGGCTTAACCGCGGTGACGAGGGGTTCGACGAAGCCTGGACCGAGGCGGTGGATGAGCAGCGCGAGAAGATGAAAGAACGCCTCTACCGCGACGTGCCGCCGCAAAAGTACATCAGCTTCTACCCCATGGACAAGAAACGCGGCGAGACCGTAAATTGGTATACCTTGTCGGCGGCCGAGCGCCGCGACATGATGCGCGGCCACGGCAGCGTGGGCCACAAGTACCACGAGGTGGTCACCCAGGTCATAGGCGGGTCGATCGGACTGGATGACTGGGAGTGGGGCGTGAGCCTGCATTCCGACGACATGCTGGTGTTCAAAAAGCTCGTCCACGAAATGCGCTTTGACCCTGCCAGCGCTCTCTACGCCGAGTTCGGGCCATTTTATCTTGGCATACGCAGCAGTGCCGGCAGCCTTGGCTTGCTTCTGAGCGGTCATGCTCCCTCCTGA
- a CDS encoding HAMP domain-containing histidine kinase, whose product MKYRLRWQAFDELCGELAAANEGAAFWIENSTGEVMAGSRPEPDSGRCCRELEDDGPVGRLLACATGNDAASGAGLLLALASREIKQQSTVRDMADATARLWRQTNAFLRMAETTHLSFDPAVALDKVLDVIEHSTSFRRGWGMLKFPGGEGWRLLGDFDGNPADGSHVAGIEVQPPATEALDEDVKLLQAGCEDSELYEQLSTTLRRSGPLAVASLDTGQGCYGYLLVPADDPDLLTSEDFKVLAAAAQILGVAVENAHILGREREAMRLQVENDMLALQARDMEEMTHVVAHDLRSPMHSIYGFMHVALDELSDLSTRLSQDGYNNAPGMETMVADPIRDAIRSVEKLNRMVKRLLEFSRSARAPYNCEDLDMNDLVDGVVRSFGYALSQDEVTVTVEALPPLVADRVQMEAVLSNLVDNAAKYIGDGPERSVVVGCVEGDNGREYFVRDTGVGMTPAQAAKVFQPFRRFHADSAPGEGIGLAHVRKIIERHGGQIRCETTEGEGTTFYFSVGSEPGAVADEAPIALQAAE is encoded by the coding sequence ATGAAGTACAGATTGCGCTGGCAGGCTTTCGACGAGTTGTGCGGGGAGTTGGCGGCGGCCAACGAGGGAGCCGCGTTCTGGATTGAGAATTCGACGGGCGAAGTGATGGCTGGCTCGCGGCCCGAGCCCGACTCGGGGCGTTGCTGTCGTGAGCTTGAAGATGACGGGCCGGTGGGTCGCTTGCTCGCTTGCGCCACGGGAAACGATGCCGCCAGCGGAGCGGGCCTGCTGCTGGCACTTGCCTCGCGCGAGATTAAGCAGCAGTCCACGGTGCGAGACATGGCCGACGCCACGGCACGGCTGTGGAGACAGACCAACGCGTTTTTGCGCATGGCCGAGACTACCCATCTCTCCTTTGACCCGGCGGTTGCCCTGGACAAGGTGCTCGACGTGATCGAGCACTCTACGTCTTTCAGGCGGGGCTGGGGCATGCTCAAGTTTCCCGGCGGCGAGGGCTGGCGCTTGCTCGGTGACTTCGACGGCAACCCGGCGGACGGGAGCCACGTGGCCGGTATCGAGGTACAGCCTCCAGCCACAGAGGCTCTCGACGAGGACGTTAAGCTGCTGCAGGCAGGTTGCGAGGACAGTGAACTTTACGAGCAGCTTTCTACTACGTTGAGGCGCAGCGGCCCTCTCGCGGTTGCTTCGCTGGATACCGGCCAGGGCTGTTACGGGTACCTGTTGGTGCCCGCGGACGATCCGGATCTGCTGACCTCGGAGGATTTCAAGGTGCTCGCCGCGGCTGCGCAGATACTGGGTGTGGCTGTTGAGAACGCGCACATCCTCGGCCGCGAGCGCGAGGCCATGAGGCTGCAGGTCGAAAACGACATGTTGGCCCTGCAGGCCCGCGACATGGAAGAGATGACGCACGTGGTAGCGCATGACCTCAGGTCGCCCATGCATTCGATATACGGATTCATGCACGTGGCCCTCGACGAGCTTTCCGATCTCTCTACCCGCCTCAGCCAGGACGGTTACAACAACGCTCCCGGAATGGAGACCATGGTGGCCGACCCGATACGCGACGCAATACGCAGCGTTGAAAAACTCAACCGGATGGTAAAGCGCCTGCTCGAGTTTTCGCGTTCGGCGAGAGCGCCCTACAACTGCGAAGATCTCGACATGAACGATCTGGTCGACGGCGTGGTCCGGTCATTCGGCTATGCGCTTTCGCAGGACGAGGTGACGGTCACGGTAGAGGCGCTTCCCCCGTTGGTTGCCGACCGCGTGCAGATGGAAGCCGTGCTCAGCAACCTCGTCGACAACGCGGCCAAGTACATCGGCGACGGGCCCGAACGCTCTGTCGTGGTGGGCTGCGTCGAAGGCGATAATGGCCGCGAGTATTTCGTGCGCGACACCGGCGTGGGGATGACTCCTGCTCAGGCCGCCAAGGTGTTTCAACCTTTCCGACGTTTTCACGCCGACAGCGCCCCGGGCGAAGGCATAGGGCTGGCCCACGTTCGCAAGATCATAGAGCGGCACGGGGGGCAGATTCGCTGCGAGACCACCGAAGGCGAGGGGACGACGTTTTATTTTTCGGTCGGCAGCGAGCCAGGTGCTGTAGCCGACGAGGCCCCGATCGCCTTGCAGGCGGCCGAATAG
- a CDS encoding NUDIX hydrolase, whose amino-acid sequence MATNLRDAATVLPLRDMDGSLEVFMVKRNSALGFMGGFNVFPGGVVDEDDSVIGWKDALSGYDGERSSQSMEQLDADRTLGYHVAAVRELFEEAGVLLACDSSGSMLGGVRDAELVERLGTRRAELAGGQVEFMELLVGEGLKIAADALHYFAHWITPEPSPKRYDTRFFLAAMPAGQEAHHDRVESVEGDWYEPEQALDLYLHRKIKLAPPTLCALDRVALHDTVSEALEAAVALDVVEVKPKISLGEDSVAILYPGDDDYDSGVAVHHSSGRILNRRVLRDGLWVKP is encoded by the coding sequence GCGTAACTCCGCGCTTGGCTTTATGGGTGGGTTTAACGTTTTTCCCGGTGGCGTTGTCGACGAAGATGACTCCGTGATCGGCTGGAAAGACGCGCTGAGCGGATACGACGGCGAGCGTTCTTCGCAGAGCATGGAGCAACTCGACGCGGACCGCACGCTGGGCTACCACGTGGCCGCTGTTCGTGAATTGTTTGAAGAGGCCGGCGTTCTGCTGGCCTGCGACTCATCGGGAAGCATGCTCGGAGGGGTGCGTGACGCCGAGCTCGTGGAGCGGCTCGGAACTCGCAGGGCTGAACTCGCTGGCGGCCAGGTGGAGTTCATGGAGCTGCTCGTAGGCGAAGGCCTCAAGATAGCGGCCGACGCGCTGCACTACTTTGCCCACTGGATCACCCCCGAGCCCTCACCCAAGCGCTACGACACCAGGTTTTTTCTCGCGGCTATGCCGGCGGGGCAGGAAGCCCACCACGACAGGGTCGAGTCGGTCGAAGGGGACTGGTACGAGCCCGAACAGGCCCTGGACCTCTACCTGCACAGGAAAATAAAACTCGCGCCGCCCACGCTTTGTGCGCTCGATCGCGTGGCCCTTCACGATACCGTTTCCGAGGCGCTTGAGGCTGCCGTCGCGCTGGACGTGGTGGAGGTCAAACCCAAGATCTCGCTGGGTGAAGATTCCGTGGCGATACTCTATCCAGGCGACGACGACTACGATTCTGGCGTCGCGGTTCACCATTCGAGTGGACGCATACTCAACCGACGCGTGTTGAGGGACGGCCTGTGGGTGAAACCATGA